Proteins from a genomic interval of Amphiura filiformis chromosome 9, Afil_fr2py, whole genome shotgun sequence:
- the LOC140160446 gene encoding uncharacterized protein — MATTGEVKEGKNGSKTKYILDKGILYREFTSPKVEYGNVFRQVVVPLTYRRHVLQIAHESILGGHQGAKKTSQKVMTNFYWPGLGADIRRYCQSCDMCQRTIPKGRVSRVPLGDMPIIDTPFERVAVDLVGPIKPVTDRGHRYILVLVDYATRYPEAIPLKSIETEVVAEALLDMYSRLGIPKQVLTDRGSQFTSRVMQEVNRLLSIKSLTTTPYHAMCNGLVERYNGVLKSGLKKMCEERPKDWDRYISPLLFAYRETPQSSTAFSPFELLYGRDVRGPMAILRELWTDQSNESETKTTYQYIIDLQDRLEKTCQLAREELRKSKEKYRHQYNKKARLRSFKEGDEVLLLLPTDHNKLLMQWKGPFKITKKLSVMNYQIDMGSRKQTFHANLLKRYYRREQDIPESEEKLGALSVIASAVIEEEKDDEVAAHEPFSMTNEELLHLPPLTPKETEKDVKMSPELDDFQQKEVKRILGNFKDVLTDIPGRTNLGEHVIQLTDDEPVRCKPYPIPHALRKDVQKEVDMMLSMGIISKSTSPYACPLTMVVKPDGTYRVCCDTRRINAKTEFDAEPVADQEEIFSQIAEDHYFSKIDLSKGYWQIPMEEQSKKYATFVTHNGLYKFEVMPFGLVNSAATFSRVMRILLQGLEKVHNYIDDILIHT, encoded by the coding sequence ATGGCAACAACGGGCGAAGTAAAAGAAGGTAAAAATGGTAGTAAAACCAAGTATATCTTAGATAAGGGTATCTTATACCGCGAATTTACTTCACCAAAAGTAGAATATGGAAATGTATTCCGTCAAGTTGTTGTGCCACTAACATATAGAAGACATGTACTCCAAATAGCACATGAGTCTATTTTAGGAGGACATCAAGGAGCTAAAAAGACTAGTCAAAAGGTAATGACAAACTTTTATTGGCCAGGTCTTGGAGCCGACATTCGTAGATATTGCCAATCATGTGACATGTGTCAAAGAACTATACCCAAGGGAAGAGTAAGTAGAGTGCCATTAGGCGACATGCCTATAATAGACACTCCCTTTGAGCGTGTAGCCGTTGACCTTGTAGGCCCTATCAAACCTGTAACAGATAGAGGTCACCGATATATTCTCGTACTCGTAGATTATGCCACGAGATATCCCGAGGCTATTCCACTCAAATCCATTGAAACTGAAGTGGTAGCTGAGGCATTACTTGACATGTACAGTAGGCTTGGTATTCCAAAACAAGTTCTCACAGACAGAGGAAGTCAATTTACTTCTAGAGTCATGCAAGAAGTAAACAGATTATTATCCATTAAGTCTCTCACCACAACGCCATATCATGCAATGTGTAATGGATTAGTAGAAAGGTACAATGGCGTCCTGAAGTCCGGTTTGAAGAAAATGTGTGAAGAAAGACCGAAGGATTGGGACAGATACATTTCACCATTACTATTCGCCTATCGTGAAACTCCTCAGTCGAGCACAGCATTTTCACCATTCGAGCTATTATATGGACGAGACGTTAGAGGACCAATGGCAATTCTTAGAGAACTGTGGACAGACCAAAGTAATGAGAGTGAAACCAAAACCACTTACCAgtacatcattgatcttcaagaTAGATTGGAGAAAACATGTCAACTAGCTCGGGAAGAGTTGCGTAAATCCAAAGAAAAGTATCGTCATCAATACAACAAGAAAGCTAGACTGAGATCGTTCAAGGAGGGAGATGAAGTCCTTCTTCTACTACCCACTGATCACAACAAATTGTTGATGCAATGGAAAGGTCCTTTCAAGATCACAAAGAAACTGAGTGTCATGAACTACCAAATAGACATGGGAAGCAGGAAACAAACATTCCATGCGAACTTGTTGAAAAGGTATTATCGACGAGAGCAAGACATTCCAGAATCAGAGGAGAAACTGGGAGCACTTTCAGTGATAGCATCAGCAGTCATAGAAGAGGAGAAAGATGATGAGGTTGCTGCACATGAACCTTTTAGCATGACTAATGAGGAGCTGCTGCATCTACCACCTCTGACACCGAAAGAAACGGAAAAGGATGTTAAAATGAGTCCTGAACTAGATGACTTTCAACAAAAGGAAGTTAAAAGGATATTAGGTAACTTCAAAGATGTTCTCACAGATATCCCTGGAAGAACCAATCTTGGAGAACATGTGATCCAGTTGACAGATGATGAACCAGTCAGATGTAAACCATATCCCATTCCTCATGCATTAAGGAAAGATGTACAGAAGGAAGTCGACATGATGTTGAGTATGGGTATCATCAGCAAGAGTACAAGTCCATATGCTTGTCCACTCACTATGGTAGTAAAACCTGATGGAACATACAGAGTATGTTGTGACACGCGACGGATTAATGCTAAGACAGAATTTGATGCAGAACCTGTTGCAGATCAGGAAGAGATCTTCTCACAAATTGCAGAAGATCACTACTTTTCGAAGATAGACCTGTCAAAAGGATACTGGCAGATTCCTATGGAGGAACAGTCCAAGAAGTATGCTACTTTCGTGACTCATAACGGTCTGTATAAATTTGAAGTCATGCCATTCGGATTAGTAAACAGCGCGGCAACATTTAGCCGAGTGATGAGAATCTTACTGCAAGGACTGGAAAAAGTCCACAACTACATTGATGATATTCTCATTCACACATAA